GATAACTGCCATTCCTGAATTGATAAAGATGCTAGATATCAAGGGGGCTTTAGTGACTATCGATGCGATGGCTTGTCAAACAAAGATAGCCAAAACCATTGTGGACCAAGGCGGTGACTATCTGCTTGCTGTTAAAAGTAACCAGGGAAAGCTGCGCGAAGCGATAGTCAAAGCCTTCTCTTTCAAGCGAGCCAACAATACAGACAAATCCACAATTGAACAGGGCCATGGGCGTACAGAGTGTCGCCAGTGCTATGTTATTGACAGTACAAACTTAATCGGTGACTTTTCAAAGTGGAAAGGGTTAGAAAATATCATTATGGTTGAAAGCTGCCGCCTTGAAAAAGGAAAACCAATCGAGCTTGAGTACCGTTATTACATCAGTTCTAAGGAACTAAGTGCTGAACAAGCTGCGATAGCCGTTCGAGAACATTGGGGCATAGAATCAATGCACTGGGTGCTTGATGTCAGTATGAGTGAGGATGCATGTCAAATATACAACGCTCACGGGGCGGAAAATCTGTCATGTCTGCGTCATATGAGTTTGAATATGCTACGAGCTGAGCCGACGAAGATAAGCATTGTTGGAAAACAAAAGCGATGCATGATGAATCCATTAATGCTTGAGGCAGTATTAAAGGCTGGATTTAGCGGTAAGGTTAAAAATTAAGCACTCATGCGGTAGCCCTGCTGATGGACTACCCTCAATTGAAGCTTATTTATCTCCAAAAAAATCGTGATGATAGGTAATCATAAATTTTATCTTTTTTATACTCATGTGACCGCTAACTATTTAGAAACATCGCAATTATATATACGCTTATCGCCTATAGGTATTGATCCAATAGGTTTATCTGATAATCCTGACCCTGCTTTATAGAGATATTTAGATATTACTTATTCCAGTGCCTTTTTACGGTAGCAATCCCCAAACCTAATGCTTCTGCTGCTTTAAATTGAGATAACCCCTCAGCTTTCTTTGCTTGAACTGAATGAGTTGTAGCGTGGGCTTCTGGTCTACCAAGCTTTTTGCCTTGGGCCTTAGCTCGCTCTAGTCCTTCTTTTGTTCGCTCTCTAATCCGGTTACGCTCGAATTCAGCAAAGGCTGAGAACATTTGCAGCATAAGCTTACCCTCAGCACTTGATAGGTCTGCTACGGGGAGATCAAGGCATGCAACCTTGATACCTTTATCTGTAAGCAGGTTAATTGTGTTTTGTACGTCAATGTTGTCTCGGCCTAAACGGTCTAGTTTTAAGACCACCAGCATATCACCACTTTCCATCTGGTGATTGATGAGCATCTTGAACTTTTCGCGCTTCATAGCTTCAACAGATCCAGAGATTGTTTCACTGATGGTACGGGCATGATTCACCTCATACCCTTTCTGTCTAATAGCAATAATTTGATTCTCGGTTGTTTGCTCAGTTGTTGAAACGCGACAATAGGAAAAGATACGCATTGGTCACTCACTTTTGTGGAAGGTATCAAATATAGGGGTATCATATAATTAAAGTACCATTAAAGCTACACCCTAATTTTATGATACCGATAATAGATAGAAAAAGCTGGTATCAATATACGAATGTTTTTTGATACCAGATTTTACGGTAGATTAAGTAAGCTACTTCGCTATCATCTTCTGAAACTCCATAAACTGCTTAATTTGGTCTTCCATATCTGGCGAAGTATTTTCAGCAGGCTTTGATAACTTGCGCAACAACTCGGCTTGTTTGTAGTCTGGTACATCACCATAACTATAAAAACTGGTCAGCACGCTTTCATGCCCTAAGTTTTGGCTCCATGCTTTAAACTCTTCAGGCGTTCGACAAAGTTTTTCACCTAGCCTTACCAAAGTGTTACGAAAGCTGTGCGGGTTAAAGTAAGGCAAACCAACTGCTTCAAAGGCTTGTTTAAACACTTTGCGGATCGGAGTTGCATTACTCCAACTCTCCTTAAGCAAGCCTACTGCTGTAAACTGTTGGTTCTCGTTATGCGCAAGCTTAGTCTTGGGAAACAAGGGGGCATTTTGCTCATATCCTAGTTCTTTCACCAAGTACTCAATCCATTCACTCAAAATCTGTGATGGCAACTCACCTACAGGGAAAAAGTAAGTAATAAACGTTTTACTGAATTTGGTCTTAACCTCCCTTGCATCTTGATAGAAGCTTTGCTCCACAAGGTCAATATGCTTTATCTTAACTGAAGCAACCGCCCCATCTCTTGCACCAGTTAATAGAACGAACGCAAATAATGCTCTATCACGCATTTCTAATGCTGTGTCACATGGCATAGCTTCCAAAGTCTGCAAAACTTGCTCAACCGTTGCCACACTTCTTTTACGCTTAGCATTTGCAATACGGGTATCTTTTTCAGATAGGTTAAAGTACTCGATATCGCTATAGTTTATTTTTGCTCGGTAGCCTTTTTGCGTTACCAGAAATTGAAAAAAACTTTTCAAATGTCGCATGATTGTCAGCACCGTTGCCTTGCTTAAAATATCACCAGTGATCTGTGACTTTTTACAAAGAAGTTCCTTCTTAAATGCGATTGCATGCTTAGCCCTGAACTTCTTAAAGTCGAGGTAATTTGTTGCTTCTTCAAACCGATTAATTGATTTCAACGCACCATCAATCGTTGATGCATCTAGCTGCTTTGCTTCCTTCAGAAACTTAGCATATTCGTATAGAATTCTGGTGTTTTTAGCACTATTTTTTTTCATCATTAAAACCCTCAGCTAAAGGATAATTTAAGGGCCTTTGACCTCTTAGGATTAAGTGCTTTTCAGCTATCGGTAATTTCCCTCCAAGCTCCGTCCAAACTTGGTTAACGTCACGCCAAGAAGCGAACTTATTTACCCTCTGTTGACACTCAGCACAGCGTCCTGTCATTTGAACCATGCCTCCAGGTTCAGCTATAAACTCAAGTGATTCAATAATTGGCTTTTGAGGCTGTTTGCATTTAAAACAGTACATTTCATTAAGCTCACATTTATGCAGATATGTTTTGCGCTTCTGTTTTAAATACAGCTTCAAGTCTGCACCTTGAATTAACAAGGGACGGCGATCATCGATAACTTGCAAGCCAGCATGAATCCAATTACGCACAGTTTTGGGGTGAACTCCCAAAGCCTCACTGACATCCATAACTGTATAATTGCGATTGATTTTGACTCTTATTAGGGTTAATTCGCTTACTCATTGTTTAGCCCCCTTAGATGCAGCAATGCGCTCATCAAGCCATTGTTCGATGTCAGCCTCCAACCAACCAACTGCACGCTCACCTAAAGAGATTGCTTTGGGAAAGATACCTTTAGTCATGTGCAGATAAATGGTGCTAGTGGATAAGCCTGTTCTGGTTTTAACTTCAGGTAAACGGATTATTTTTTTTGACATGGTAGTAACCTTTAAACATTAATGAATTCGTTTTGAAGGTTATTGGATTTGATCTGAATAAAAGCCGAATTCGGTTTTAGGATTCCGAATTCGGTTTTGCAATTACAATTTAACTTATTGACGCTGGTATTTATTTAATACGAGATTCAACAGCTGGATCTATTTGTTTTAATATCTTGCGGATGGTGTCATCACTTAAGGGGGTTGATTGCTTATCAGTCATCGCAGCGAATGATGTTGAAATCCCTCTTTGGTTCCAATCGTATTTATGCTCTGCAAGCACTGCGGCTAGCAGACACAGGATTGAGTTTGTGGCATTAGTTTCTGATGCTTTACTCTGTGTAGGCTGATCTTCCAATGATTGAATAAAACGCGCCAGTTCACCTGTTTTAATGACAAGTTGGTAGTTGACATCCCCTAAGTCCAAATAGTTGTCACTTTCAACATACTCACCACTTTCATATGGTATAAGAGCCCCATTCAGTGCCATAAACTCATCAAGTTCAGCAGGGCTTAAAGGGTCTAATGCTAAGCTGTTATTACTGTGTTTCAGGTCCAGAATACTTAAGCCATTTGCTCTCAACAAGTTGTCTAGCCTAGCTTCTAAAGCTGTGAGATTGTATTGGTTCCCCTCAAGCTGCAGGCTTGTTTGAATTCTGAAAATAAAATCATCACGCTTCAAGAAAAGGTTATTTATTGCGTCAAGAGTCGGCTCTGGTCCACCAACCTCTTTTTGATACAGCTTGTCTATTTCATAAGACTCTATGCCTATCATGGCAAGGTCCCAGACCCCATCAATGACATGAACCTTTTTATCGAAAGCAAGCCACCTGTTTTCACCGACCTGAAGCTCATCATCTAAACAGAGAAAATATGGATTCTCTAAGGCTGCGTTAGTGGCAAGGTTATAATCAACTTGAAAGCTATTTAAATCACTGTTTTGCGGAGTAATGTATTGCCCCCCCCTAGCATATGCATGGCTGTTAAGCCTGACTGACATTGTTAAGTGCTGATCTAGTACCAACCTGTAGAGATCAGCTAACGATACAGGCTCATCTATAGAAGTTGATAAATGTTTAGCAGCTTCTTCAATCGTTAAATACTCTTTTAATTTAAATAACTTACTCATTTACGATTTTAGCCCCTTTACTCGATTTACAGGTAAGTCGTTTACTCTGTCAACCTAATGTATGGAAAGTGACTACAAATAAGATCCGATCCAAGCAGTAGTCCACAATCCCTATGCTGGCATAAAAAGCGTCTTATTAATGTGAATAGGTAGTAAGTTTGGCGAGAATAGGAGGTAGAAATACGAATTAGGCGTTATCAAATGTTAATCATTTTTTAATTTAAATGTATGCTCATTATTGGCGCCCTCTTGTTACTCTATACCTGACAATTCATCCAGATAATTTGCCCATTCCTGCATTAATTTTGTTCTTTCTGCCAGATAAATCGAACGGTTATAAGCTCTTGATGTAGCAGTGCCTGTCAAATGAGCAAGCTGCACTTCAATCACATCATGATTCCAGCCTTTTTCATGCAAGATGGTCGATGCGGTGCTTCTAAAGCCATGAGCAGACATTACATCAGCTGGGTAACCTAAATCTCGTAGCCGATTGGTTAATACGTTTTTACTCATCGGTTTACTACTGTCTCTTTGATTTGGAAACACTAGTTTAGAGTAGCCCGTTACAGCTTTAACCTCTTTTAAATGATGAGCCACTTGCTTTGACATCGGCACTATATGTTCTCGCTCACGCTTCATTTCTTCAGCTGGAATTCTTATCAAAGAATCCTCAAAATCAACATATTCCCACTTTAGGTTTCTGATCTCCGTTGGTCTTAAAAAGACCCTAGGAATTAATTTAAGCGCTTCAACAGCGCAATAGTTACCAGATTGCGCTGTATCAATATCTTTAATTAGTTGAGCCAGCTCATTCGGCTTAACGATAGCAGCCCTATGTTTAACTTTTGGCAGTGGCTTTAGTATATCGCCTAGTGGTAATCCTTGAGCGGGGTTATTGCGAGTTAACCTATGTGCTAGTGCATACCCAAATACTCGATTTATAACAGCTAATATATTAGGTGCCTTTTTAAGTGTACCAGCGGCTTCAATAGCCAACATGAGTTCAGTAATATGCCCTGCATCAATCTCTTCAATGTGGAGATTACTTATACATTTAGAGTCCACCAGCAACCAGCGTTTGATTCTACTGGCATGATCTTCTGACCAAGAACCTTTTTGTTGTTCCCACCACTTTAGTGCAATAGTTGAAAATAACTTGTCTTTCGTCGTCTCTTTTGTACGCTTCCTTTCCCGTCGTTCGTCCATCGGGTTAATACCGTGAATTAAAGAAGCTCTTGCTTCTTCGGCCAATCTTCGAGCTTCACTTAGGGGTATGGAGGGGTATTTTCCTAAAGCCATTTCCTGATACTTACCTGCATGTCTGAACCTAAGCCGCCAGAGTTTAGATCCACTTTTTTTAACCAATAAAAACAAGTTATTACCATCAGATTTTTTAATCTGCGACTTATCATCAGGGCAGGATATATTCTTAACTTCTTGTACTGTTAATGCCATTGGAAAATCCTAAGCAGGGTACAAAATGAGGGGTATCTATATTTCAAGTACTCAATTTAAGGCAACTATAAATTGTGATACCCCTCATTAACACCTAATAATTCTAAGAACTAGTGAGATATTATGGGGACTTATAGGAAGTTAAGTCAACAAAAAAGCCCGCAAACTATGAGCTTACGGGCTTTTCTAGGAAGTGCTAGTATTTGGGCAATACGTTTACATCATGCCGCCCATTCCGCCCATACCACCCATTCCGCCCATGTCTGGCGCAGAATCTTGTGGTACTTCAGCAATCATCGCTTCTGTTGTGATCATAAGACCAGCAATAGATGCGGCGAACTGTAGTGCGCTACGAGTTACTTTAGTTGGGTCTAGGATACCCATTTCTAACATGTCACCGTAAGTGTCGTTACCCGCGTTGTAACCGAAGTTACCTTCACCGTTTTTAACAGTGTTAGCCACAACTGATGCTTCTTGACCTGCGTTAGTTGCTATTTGACGTAAAGGCGCTTCCATAGCACGTAGTGCGATTACAACACCGTGCTTTTGGTCTTCGTTCAATACTTCAACATCTTTAATTTTGCTTGCTACGCGAACAAGGGCAACACCACCACCGGCGACCACACCTTCTTCAACCGCTGCGCGAGTTGCATGCAATGCATCTTCTACGCGCGCTTTTTTCTCTTTCATTTCAACTTCTGTTGCTGCGCCAACTTTGATGACTGCAACACCGCCAGCTAACTTAGCCATACGCTCTTGAAGCTTTTCTTTGTCGTAGTCTGAAGTTGAATCTTCAACTTGTTGTTTGATTTGCGAAACACGTGCAGAAATTTGCACTTGGTCGCCACTACCATCGATGATTGTAGTGTTATCTTTAGTGATGATTACGCGCTTAGCTGTACCTAAATCTTCTAGAGTGGCTTTTTCAAGTTCTAGACCGATTTCTTCAGCGATAACAGTACCGCCAGTTAGGATTGCAACGTCTTGAAGCATTGCTTTACGACGGTCGCCAAAACCAGGTGCTTTAACAGCAGCTACTTTAACGATGCCACGCATGTTGTTCACAACTAATGTCGCTAAAGCTTCGCCTTCAACGTCTTCTGCAACGATAAGCAATGGCTTACCTGTTTTAGCTAGACCTTCAAGGATTGGCAACAATTCACGGATATTAGAAACTTTTTTGTCTACTAATAAAATGAATGGGCTGTCTAATTCAATGCTGCCAGTTTCTGGCTTGTTGATGAAGTATGGTGATAAGTAACCACGGTCAAACTGCATACCTTCAACAACGTCTAATTCGTTTTCAAGCGCTTGGCCTTCTTCAACGGTGATAACGCCTTCTTTACCGACTTTTTCCATTGCGGTTGCAATGATGTCGCCGATTGACTCGTCAGAGTTAGCAGAAATTGTACCTACTTGAGCAATGGCTTTAGTGTCTGAACATTCTTGAGAAAGTAGTTTAAGTTCAGCAACGGCTGCGATAACTGCTTTGTCGATACCGCGCTTAAGGTCCATTGGGTTCATACCCGCTGCAACTGCTTTTAGGCCTTCAACAACAATAGCTTGTGCTAATACTGTTGCAGTAGTGGTACCGTCACCGGCAGCATCATTGGCTTTAGAAGCAACTTCTTTAACCATTTGTGCGCCCATGTTTTCGAACTTGTCTGTTAGTTCGATTTCTTTAGCAACTGACACACCATCTTTGGTGATCATTGGCGAACCAAAGCTTTTATCTAAAACAACGTTACGACCTTTAGGGCCTAAGGTTACTTTAACTGCGTTGGCTAGGATGTTAACGCCTGCAAGCATTTTTACGCGTGCGTCGTTACCAAATAAGACTTCTTTTGCTGCCATTTTTTGATGTTCCTTTAAATTTAATGATTAATTGGAAAGTCGATTGATGCGTGAGGCTTAGCCTACGACTGCCATCAGGTCAGCTTCTGACAGGATTAACACTTCTTCACCGTCAATTTTTTCTTTCTTCACGCCGTAACCTTCATTGAAGATCACTACGTCGCCCACTTTAACGTCAAGTGGTGTAACTGTGCCATTTTCTGAGATACGACCGTTGCCTACTGCAAGGATTTTACCGCGAGTTGATTTTTCTGCTGCGCTGCCTGTAAGCACGATACCGCCTGCAGATTTAGATTCAACTTCTAAGCGTTTAACGATAACGCGGTCATGTAATGGACGAATATTCATCTATGAACTCTCCTAATGATTTGATGCCCAAAAAGCGAGGCTATTGACTAACAAATAAGGGTTTCCCCCTTGATGCATGTGATATGGGGGTGACTGGTCACAGATCCAAGGGGAATTTTAAAAATAATTGCACTTTTTTTACGTCTGTTTTATTAAAGCAATGCTAATCCTGATAGAATTCGGCTCCTTTGAAACATCAAACGTTTGAGAATAGATGAAAGACAGACACGGGTTGCTCAGCGCACCTATTGGTCGTGTACTGCTTAACATGACTTTGCCTAACCTGATTGGGATTATGACCATTCTAGGTGGCAGTCTAGTGGACATTTTTTTTATTAGCCAGTTGGGTACAGATGCACTGGCAGCAGTGAGCTTTACGTTTCCGGTAACCTTAGTGATTACCAGTATCGGCATTGGCATTGGCGCGGGTGTGTCAACCAATCTTGGTCGTTTGATTGGATCTGGGCATGCGCCCGAATCCAGAGTGTTTTTATTTGATGCCTTGTGCATGACACTGGTGATTATTTGGGGCTTGTCGATACTCGGCTGTGTGTTTATTGAACCTATTTTTAGTTTGCTTGGTGCTAACGGTGCCAGTTTGCCATTAATTAATGACTACATGTGGTACTGGTATTTAGGCGCGCCTGCCTTAGTGCTATTAATGGTGGGTAATCAAGCATTACGTGCCACAGGTGACACTCACTCACCGGCTAAAATTATGATGCTGGCCGCCATTATAAACCTGGTTCTCGACCCGTTACTTATCTTCGGCATTGGCCCTTTTCCGCGTTTAGAAATTCAAGGCGCTGCTATTGCGACCACACTCTCTTGGGTAGTGGCAATGTCATTTGCTGGCCACTTGATTATTGTCAAACGTAAACTGGTTCAGTTTGCTGAGTTTGATGTGGGTCGATTAATTTTACATTGGAAAGTCTTATCCCATATCGCCCGCCCAGCGGCGTTAATGAATGTAATAAATCCTATTGCCAACGGCATTATAATGGCCATGTTGGCACGGATTGATCATGCGGGTGTGGCTGCCTTTGGTGCCGGAATTAGGCTTGAGTCGGTACTGTTGATTGTGGTGATGGCGCTGTCGTCGAGTCTAATGCCGTTTATTGCCCAAAACTTAGGTGCCAGCCAACCTGAACGCGCCAAAAAAGCCTTATTGATGTCGTTGCGATTTGCTTTTGTATTTCAAACAATCTTGTTTATTCCGCTGTATTTTTATGCGGAACCTATCGCAAGACTGTTTACTCACGACCCACTGGTTATAGAGTGGCTGAGTTTTTATATTATGGTATTGCCTGCCTCTTATGGGCCACTTGCCATTGTTATTATGGTTGCCACTAGCTTAAACGCTTACCATAGGCCGTTGAGTTCACTGGTGATTAACTTGTGCCGCTTAATGTTATTAATGTTACCGCTGGCGGCGCTAGGCTCGTATGTTGGTGGGGTGAAAGGTATTTTATTGGCGTTACCCATTGCGAATACATTGATGGGGATAGCTTGCTATTACTTGGCTACTCAAATTAGTGAGCCAAAAGAGATTAAGCACACGGTGCCTTGTTCAGATAATTCAATAGCCACTGACGGCGAGCAAGACGACACTAATAAACCAACCTCTCGCCTGGGCGAATATTAAACTGTGTTAATAATGGCAGCCACACTTGCTTTTTAATCTGTGTCAGTGGATTAATAACACTATATTACTTGCAATAAATCTTGGTTTAACATGAAAAAATCCATTTACGCCGCCATGCTCTCTGGCATTGTTTGCCCTGGCAGTGGCCAGATTTGGTTGGGTAAAAAGCTACTCGGCTGGGGATTTATCAGTGTCAGTATGGTGTGTATTTTGGTGATAATGGATCAAATTATTAGCCGTGCACAAGTGATTGCGGAGCAAATTTTAGCAGGCAATATCGGCAACGATTTAACTTCTATTTATGCTGCGGTATCCAACGTTGCCATCGACAGTAGCTCAACCATGCCGATACTCACTTGGATATTTTTAGCCAACTGGGGATTAAGTATCATCAGTGCATTTTGGTTTGGTGCTCAGCAAGATAAGCAACTCCAGCGGCAAGCCGATTCCGAGACAGGCGCAAAAACAAAAACAGCCAAGTAATGCATCTGCACTAGTCGGCTGTTTACGTTATATTTGATCAAGTGCTAAGCGCGGCGCTTAACAAAACACGCTCTACACATCACGGCAAATCACAGATCAAACTTGGTCTTGTTAAATAAGCTGGTATTACCATAATGTGTATTAAGATGGTGTGTCATAAGTGGTGCGTATTAAGACGGCTTGTCGTCATCTTTGGGCTTAATAGGCTCTACATCTATAATATCGTCACGATTGTCGTCATGGCGCTTATCTTTAATGTCATCATCACGATCATTGTTAATGTCATCATCAAGATCAACTACTTCAATTTGATGGCTACGTGGACGATCATTTTTATGTTCAAAATCACCGTCGAAAGTGTTGCCCTGTTGATCAAATGGCTTTTGCCCTGCAAATGGACCGGACTGTCCAAAAGGACTTTGTCCGCCACCAAAGCCAGGGGGAATACCACCATTAGCCACAACACGAAGTTGCATACGTTTGTATAAAAACGCCGCGATAGGAGCGCGGGTAAATGGGGTTAATAAAATTAAGCCAATAAAGTCGGTGACAAAACCAGGAATAAGCAATAACACCCCAGCGGCAGCCAACATCATACCTTCAACAATTTCTTGCCCCGGAGCTTCACCTCGGGCTAATTTTTGTTGCACACTCATTAAAGTACTAAGGCCTTGGCTGCGTACCAATGACACTCCAACAACCGCGGTAAATAACACTAACGCGACCGTGGTCCATGAACCAATTGAGCTGGCAACTTCAATGAGTACATTGAGTTCAATAACCGGTATTAAAACAAATATTAACAATAAAATAAAAAACATATTGGCCTCTAAGGATCGCTTTTTGATAGAGTGACGACTTATAAGATAACAGAGTGGCGACCTGTAAAAAAACTGTTGCCGATGAAACTTAAATGGGGGTGAACGGGTCTCTTTTCAAGACGCGTCACGAATATCACCTCAGTTTAATGAAAATGCGTTTAAAAAAGCGTACTGTGATGACCTTGTGCATGATAACAGCATTAGCTTAAGTAAACTTTAAGACAACTTATGTATAAACCTGAACTGCTATTGATATTAACCACTTGCCCAGATGCTGACATTGCAGCCAGTATTGCGACTGCATTAGTAGAGGCAAAGTTAGCGGCATGTGTACAAATAGGCCAAGCCGTTGAGTCAATTTATTATTGGGACAATAACATTTGTCAGTCACACGAAGTGCCAATACAGATAAAATGCATGGCAATTGATTACCATGCAATTGAACAGCTCGTGATCACAATGCATCCTTATGAAGTACCAGAATTCATTGCCACTCCAATTACCGGTGGTTTTGGCCCTTATTTACAATGGATAAAAGACAACTCACCATCATGAAAAAACTCGTCGCCATATGCCTGACATCATTGTTAATGATGTCATCAATGATACTCGCGCCAGCAGCACACAGCGCTAATGTGTTGAGTAATAAATTTAGCTTTTTAAGCAGCGAACCTGAGTTAATGAAGGTTAACGATGCTTTTGTGTTTGATTACCAACAACAAGGTAATCAGCTCAAAATCAATTTTGTGATTGCAGAGGGCTATTATTTATATCGCGATAAGCTGCAGTTTTCGGTCGACGGTGCGGTGATTGGTGATATTGAATTACCTCATGGTAAAAACCATCATGACGAATACTTTGGCGACCAAGAGGTGTTTTACTCGTTTGTTGAAATCCCTATCGCGTTTAAAGAAGCCCAAGCCGATGCGGTATTTCATGTCACCTTTATGGGTTGTGCAGAAGGTACCTTGTGTTATCCGCCAACCAAGCACGATGTAACGTTAGCAGCGATTGAAGCAAATGACGGCACGTTAAGCAGTAAAAAAGTGATTGGCGCACCTGATGATGCGCAAGCATCAACAACGGCAACCGATGCACCAGCGGCACCGATTACTCAGCAAGACACGTTAAACCAAATGCTCCAAAACGATAGCCTATTATGGACTTTAGTTATTTTCTTTGGTTTAGGTATTGGCTTAGCATTAACACCGTGTGTGTTTCCGATGTACCCTATTTTGTCGGGCATTATTGTTGGTCAAGGCAAGAAGCTCTCTACCGCTAAAGCCTTCACCCTATCAATGGCCTACGTGCAAGGCATGGCCATTACCTATTCATTATTAGGATTAGTGGTTGCCTCTGCCGGACTTAAGTTTCAAGCGGCATTACAACACCCTGCTATTTTGATTTTCTTGGCGGTGATGTTTGTGCTGCTGAGCTTATCGATGTTTGGCATGTACGATTTAAAGCTGCCATCGAAGTGGCAAGAAAAAATGAACTCGATGTCGAACAACCAAAAAGGTGGCAACCTTATTGGTGTGTTTATGATGGGGGTGATTTCAGGTTTAGTCGCTTCGCCTTGTACCACGGCGCCGTTATCTGGCGTGCTGATTTACGTGGCGCAGTCTGGTGATTTACTGCAAGGCTTTTTAGCGCTGTATGTACTCAGCATGGGTATGGGTTTACCGTTATTAGTGATTGGGACTTCGGG
The nucleotide sequence above comes from Shewanella sp. Arc9-LZ. Encoded proteins:
- a CDS encoding FxsA family protein; its protein translation is MFFILLLIFVLIPVIELNVLIEVASSIGSWTTVALVLFTAVVGVSLVRSQGLSTLMSVQQKLARGEAPGQEIVEGMMLAAAGVLLLIPGFVTDFIGLILLTPFTRAPIAAFLYKRMQLRVVANGGIPPGFGGGQSPFGQSGPFAGQKPFDQQGNTFDGDFEHKNDRPRSHQIEVVDLDDDINNDRDDDIKDKRHDDNRDDIIDVEPIKPKDDDKPS
- the cutA gene encoding divalent-cation tolerance protein CutA, with translation MYKPELLLILTTCPDADIAASIATALVEAKLAACVQIGQAVESIYYWDNNICQSHEVPIQIKCMAIDYHAIEQLVITMHPYEVPEFIATPITGGFGPYLQWIKDNSPS
- a CDS encoding protein-disulfide reductase DsbD; translation: MKKLVAICLTSLLMMSSMILAPAAHSANVLSNKFSFLSSEPELMKVNDAFVFDYQQQGNQLKINFVIAEGYYLYRDKLQFSVDGAVIGDIELPHGKNHHDEYFGDQEVFYSFVEIPIAFKEAQADAVFHVTFMGCAEGTLCYPPTKHDVTLAAIEANDGTLSSKKVIGAPDDAQASTTATDAPAAPITQQDTLNQMLQNDSLLWTLVIFFGLGIGLALTPCVFPMYPILSGIIVGQGKKLSTAKAFTLSMAYVQGMAITYSLLGLVVASAGLKFQAALQHPAILIFLAVMFVLLSLSMFGMYDLKLPSKWQEKMNSMSNNQKGGNLIGVFMMGVISGLVASPCTTAPLSGVLIYVAQSGDLLQGFLALYVLSMGMGLPLLVIGTSGGKILPRAGAWMDIIKTIFGFLLISVSIVMIGRIWPGLVSDLLWSVWAISLIAYLMHQNRLSEFNWKQSTRGVLLLLALMASFSYGFQALMSSFGHQSSNMTQTSIDGKTNTEANHFIRIKSLEDLEVELDKASISGKTVMLDLYADWCVACKEFEAITFKNADVETRMNQMVLLQADVTASDDIDITLLEHYGVLGLPTLLMFNSDGEQREDLRVTGFMGPKDFAAHLDILLAK